One Ananas comosus cultivar F153 linkage group 1, ASM154086v1, whole genome shotgun sequence DNA window includes the following coding sequences:
- the LOC109718118 gene encoding serine/threonine-protein kinase rio2-like: MSQNRNDADEVMKEVKVIDVLNHEEEENERRAGEAQGISDSHLEKEMPDEDVDVDDNNDADDKDDKDCDDNNNDDCASDDVGSGGNGSGGNDQGKVGGAKRVLVASCDASRTRSRMGKQKRLSYTSYFKDVSDDSGQEGDEKEEEEEEEEKEEEDEKEDVNGEPDHGTNVESSSIFIKKKVPGSSAKNNREAPLSISVDPFCSDVNDFVLEFEMGLLSSNEEDEKGRMKELL, translated from the exons ATGTCTCAGAATCGTAATGATGCTGATGAGGTTATGAAGGAGGTGAAGGTTATTGATGTTCTCAatcatgaagaagaagaaaacgagaGGAGAGCAGGGGAAGCTCAAGGAATTTCTGATTCCCATCTAGAAAAGGAAATGCCGGACGAGGATGTTGATGTTGATGATAATAATGATGCCGATGACAAAGATGACAAAGATTGCGACGACAACAACAATGACGATTGTGCCAGTGATGATGTTGGCAGTGGTGGTAACGGCAGTGGCGGAAACGACCAAGGGAAGGTTGGAGGAGCAAAGAGAGTATTGGTGGCTTCCTGCGATGCAAGCAGAACTCGGTCTCGTATGGGAAAACAGAAAAGGTTATCCTACACTTCTTATTTTAAAGATGTCTCTGATGATTCAGGGCAAGAAGGAGAtgagaaggaggaagaagaagaagaggaagagaaggaggaggaggatgagaaaGAAGATGTTAATGGTGAGCCCGATCATGGAACTAATGTAGAGAGTTCTTCGATTTTCATCAAGAAGAAGGTCCCAGGAAGCAGTGCGAAAAATAATAGGGAAGCTCCTCTGAGTATCAGTGTTGACCCCTTCTGTTCGGATGTGAATGATTTCGTCTTGGAGTTTGAGATGGGCTTGCTTTCATCCAACGAGGAGGATGAAAAGGGGAGAATGAAAG AACTTTTGTGA